From one Trachemys scripta elegans isolate TJP31775 chromosome 14, CAS_Tse_1.0, whole genome shotgun sequence genomic stretch:
- the ST6GALNAC2 gene encoding alpha-N-acetylgalactosaminide alpha-2,6-sialyltransferase 2, whose protein sequence is MGAPRWARLCLLLLAAVTLWVLLCGHDRDAQASPKPSLLQQESLPLVPGGMSRNAGSHGLSRESSMDREKPSKYSSEPGKAKSTKEQASSCPQSLTSIVKADPRFGKLFRFHIPVLMWARHFTQETWDRLKERSVPYGWQGLSNTAIASTLHLLNDSANSWLFDKARFPEGCVRCAVVGNGGILNGSRQGKEIDAHDFVFRLNGAVIKGFEDDVGTKTSFYGFTVNTMKNSLIAYREYGFIQIPQSKDLRYIFIPSDIRDYIMLKSAILGSRVQEGYDKGDDPRTYFGPEASGKKFKLLHSDFIHYLTLRFLRSEIINTQYGYLYMPSTGALMLLTALHTCDQVSAYGFITDNYREFSDHYYERKKKPLVFYANHDMLLEAELWKSLHRAGIMKLYQR, encoded by the exons CCTGCTGCAGCAAGAGTCACTGCCATTGGTGCCTGGAGGGATGTCCCGAAATGCCGGGAGCCATGGCCTGAGCAGAGAAAGCAGCATGGACAG agagAAGCCATCTAAATATTCTTCGGAGCCTGGCAAGGCTAAATCCACCAAGGAACAG GCCAGCTCGTGCCCCCAGTCACTGACGTCAATAGTGAAGGCGGACCCCAGGTTCGGGAAGCTCTTTAGATTCCACATCCCAGTGCTGATGTGGGCACGGCACTTCACCCAGGAGACCTGGGACAGACTGAAGGAGCGCAGCGTCCCGTATGGCTGGCAGGGCTTGTCCAACACAG CCATTGCCTCCACCTTGCATCTGCTCAATGACTCTGCCAACAGCTGGCTGTTCGACAAAGCCAGGTTCCCTGAAGGCTGCGTCCGCTGCGCCGTGGTCGGGAACGGAGGGATTCTCAATGGATCCCGGCAAGGCAAGGAGATAGATGCCCATGACTTTGTTTTCAG GCTAAATGGGGCTGTGATCAAAGGCTTTGAAGACGACGTCGGGACCAAGACATCATTCTATGGTTTCACGGTGAACACAATGAAGAATTCCCTGATCGCCTACAGAGAGTATGGCTTCATCCAGATACCCCAGTCCAAG GACCTGCGGTATATTTTCATCCCCTCGGACATACGTGATTACATCATGCTGAAGTCAGCCATACTGGGCAGCCGTGTCCAAGAGGGTTATGACAAAGGCGATGA CCCACGGACGTATTTTGGACCAGAGGCATCTGGAAAAAAGTTCAAGCTGCTGCACTCAGATTTCATACACTATCTAACACTGAG ATTTCTGAGATCTGAAATAATAAATACTCAATATGGGTATCTCTACATGCCCAGTACTGGTGCCCTCATGCTACTGACAGCCCTCCATACCTGTGACCAG GTCAGTGCCTATGGATTTATCACGGACAATTACCGAGAGTTTTCAGACCACTACTATGAGCGAAAGAAGAAGCCTCTGGTGTTCTATGCCAACCATGACATGCTGCTGGAGGCGGAGCTGTGGAAGAGCCTGCACAGGGCAGGCATCATGAAGCTGTATCAGCGGTGA